The following are from one region of the Fundidesulfovibrio soli genome:
- a CDS encoding helix-turn-helix domain-containing protein — translation MKSPRATLAIIILLVAVVAALASLEFARVSRMFYAQIVESESRGVRDRLSAHLVPALTSLSLTSRLLGQSQTRGLAPDSPEMLVLSTLTNEASVDAATLLDQRGVVALAARLPQGFAVYVRPGQEEPQGKRLHLDKDMRPAGRADISDATLASMAAEVERASRREPRSWPAWTGVHPLPGAGRSAVSVAAPAGPDGDASQEFCFSFTVERLREALSGEQHLQDVRPLLFTPEGLLLDLDRNGHDPVPGPLFVPRQQVEDKARAGAMNAWLAQDKPGGEAFSFQAGGATWWASLQPVSDAAYSASAGLAVSQEALLSLILADNRAPLLLGGGVILVLVLLVLLGVQLRRRGRAAPGPFFDTEADVLKLLAEGESERLEFKSSLRLNLASGKFGKEIELACMKTLAAYMNTDGGILAVGVDDQGQVLGLQPDGFENDDHLLRHFCALFAQHIGTEFMRLVRFALRSVGDAQVLLIECSPSEEPVFLKGTKEEEFYVRAGPSSRRLSISEFHRRVLRKEGPR, via the coding sequence GTGAAGAGCCCGCGCGCGACGCTTGCGATCATCATACTGCTGGTGGCAGTGGTTGCCGCCCTGGCGTCCCTGGAATTCGCCCGGGTCTCCAGGATGTTTTACGCCCAGATCGTGGAATCCGAGAGCCGGGGCGTGCGCGACCGCCTGAGCGCGCACCTGGTGCCCGCGCTCACGTCCCTCAGCCTGACCAGCAGGCTGCTCGGCCAGTCCCAGACCAGGGGTCTGGCTCCCGACAGCCCCGAGATGCTGGTGCTCTCCACGCTGACCAACGAAGCATCCGTGGACGCGGCCACCCTGCTGGACCAGCGGGGCGTGGTGGCCCTGGCCGCGCGCCTGCCGCAGGGCTTCGCCGTCTACGTGCGCCCGGGGCAGGAGGAGCCGCAAGGCAAGCGCCTGCACCTGGACAAGGACATGCGCCCCGCCGGGCGGGCCGACATATCGGACGCGACCTTGGCCTCCATGGCCGCGGAGGTCGAGCGCGCCTCCCGCCGCGAGCCTCGCTCCTGGCCAGCCTGGACCGGCGTGCACCCCCTGCCCGGCGCGGGCCGCTCCGCCGTGAGCGTGGCCGCGCCCGCCGGTCCGGACGGGGACGCATCCCAGGAATTCTGCTTCAGTTTCACCGTGGAGCGGCTGCGCGAAGCCCTCAGCGGGGAGCAGCACCTGCAGGACGTCCGCCCCCTGCTCTTCACCCCCGAAGGCCTCCTGCTGGACCTGGACCGCAACGGGCATGACCCCGTCCCGGGGCCGCTGTTCGTGCCCAGGCAGCAAGTCGAGGACAAGGCCCGCGCCGGAGCCATGAACGCCTGGCTGGCCCAGGACAAGCCCGGGGGCGAGGCCTTCAGCTTCCAGGCCGGGGGCGCGACCTGGTGGGCCTCCCTGCAGCCCGTGTCCGATGCGGCGTACTCGGCGTCGGCCGGGCTGGCGGTCTCGCAGGAGGCCCTGCTCTCCCTCATCCTGGCGGACAACCGCGCGCCCCTGCTGCTGGGCGGCGGCGTGATCCTGGTGCTGGTGCTGCTGGTGCTGCTGGGCGTTCAGCTTCGGCGGCGCGGGCGCGCGGCTCCCGGCCCCTTCTTCGATACCGAGGCCGATGTGCTCAAGCTGCTGGCCGAGGGCGAGAGCGAGCGCCTGGAGTTCAAGTCCTCCCTGCGCCTCAACCTCGCCTCGGGCAAGTTCGGCAAGGAGATCGAGCTGGCCTGCATGAAAACCCTGGCGGCCTACATGAACACCGACGGCGGCATCCTGGCCGTGGGCGTTGACGACCAGGGCCAGGTGCTGGGCCTGCAGCCCGACGGATTCGAGAACGACGACCACCTGCTGCGCCACTTCTGCGCACTTTTCGCCCAGCATATCGGCACCGAGTTCATGCGCCTGGTGCGCTTCGCCCTGCGCAGCGTGGGGGATGCCCAGGTGCTGCTGATCGAATGCTCCCCCTCGGAGGAGCCCGTTTTCCTCAAGGGCACCAAGGAGGAGGAGTTCTACGTGCGCGCTGGGCCCTCCAGCCGCAGGCTCTCCATCTCGGAGTTCCACCGCCGCGTGCTGCGCAAGGAAGGCCCCCGATGA
- a CDS encoding GNAT family N-acetyltransferase, with product MSHPHDTVTISWERSMQAFSPQEWNAMAAGSTPFMRWEWLDLLERSGSVRLETGWLPLHCAVRDESGLVGAAPLYAKGHGEGEFVYDRLWADLARQLDIHYYPKLVAASPFTPVRGYSFLSLPSYPRRAALRHSMLSGMLQLAQSNNFSGLHVLFIQDDFGDQLEQWGMTAWEHQGFLWENRGYGSFEDFLSTMRSGARTTIRKERKRLADSGVKVEVVDGTQAPEEWFGLMHHYYEDTNDKFGEWGCKYLTRDFFLGLSSCFRERLAFSAAFEPGREDPVGLALLVHDEGTLYGRYWGAAREIPFLHFELCYYAPMEWAIRRRIASYDPGMGGEHKPRRGFSSLTTRSMHRYIDPVLAKVFTRHIPQLNAIAHEHIQHLEAMCPFKRP from the coding sequence ATGAGCCATCCCCACGACACCGTGACCATCTCCTGGGAGCGCTCCATGCAAGCGTTCTCGCCCCAGGAGTGGAACGCCATGGCCGCCGGAAGCACCCCCTTCATGCGCTGGGAATGGCTGGACCTCCTGGAGCGCTCCGGCAGCGTGCGCCTGGAGACGGGCTGGCTGCCCCTGCACTGCGCCGTGCGCGACGAGAGCGGCCTGGTGGGCGCGGCCCCGCTCTACGCCAAGGGGCACGGCGAGGGCGAGTTCGTGTACGACCGACTCTGGGCGGACCTGGCCCGGCAGCTGGACATCCACTACTACCCCAAGCTGGTGGCCGCCTCGCCCTTCACCCCCGTGCGGGGCTACAGTTTCCTTTCTTTGCCGTCTTACCCGCGCCGCGCCGCCCTGCGCCACTCCATGCTTTCAGGGATGCTGCAGCTCGCCCAGTCCAACAACTTCAGCGGGCTGCACGTGCTTTTCATCCAGGACGACTTCGGGGATCAGCTCGAACAATGGGGCATGACAGCCTGGGAGCACCAGGGCTTCCTGTGGGAGAACCGGGGATACGGGAGTTTCGAGGATTTCCTCTCCACCATGCGTAGCGGGGCGCGCACCACCATCCGCAAGGAGCGCAAACGCCTGGCCGACTCCGGGGTGAAGGTGGAGGTGGTGGACGGCACGCAGGCCCCCGAGGAGTGGTTCGGGCTCATGCACCACTACTACGAGGACACCAACGACAAATTCGGGGAGTGGGGCTGCAAGTACCTGACCCGCGACTTCTTCCTGGGCCTCTCGAGCTGTTTCCGCGAGCGCCTGGCCTTCAGCGCGGCCTTCGAGCCCGGGCGCGAGGACCCGGTGGGGCTGGCCCTGCTGGTTCACGACGAGGGCACCCTCTACGGCCGCTACTGGGGCGCGGCCCGCGAAATACCTTTCCTGCATTTCGAGCTGTGCTATTACGCGCCCATGGAATGGGCCATCCGCCGCCGCATCGCCAGCTACGACCCCGGCATGGGCGGCGAGCACAAGCCGCGCCGGGGGTTCAGCTCCCTGACCACGCGCAGCATGCACCGCTACATCGACCCCGTGCTCGCGAAGGTGTTCACCCGTCACATCCCGCAGCTCAACGCCATCGCCCACGAGCACATCCAACACCTGGAGGCCATGTGTCCCTTCAAAAGGCCCTGA
- a CDS encoding tetratricopeptide repeat protein, with the protein MSLQKALNALLAALALPALLLAGTSPARAQTALDELFMSQEWQARGNMAEARRSVQSALRIAPMDSYALVRLAQLDALMGGLDAAEDGLKAVLEADPDNVLALIWLGHVKLALGFPATALAAYSRAASLDPQNGWAQLGAASSLLAQERGRQAAPLLAKAQEAAGDDAALHFALGETFLAMGLPVNARLELERALDLDARNTQGLVLAGRAYLRLGMDNLALNAWRQALAFEPQSGAARLAVVTVLGNQARKALAEGKREEAEHLWRGVLGYDPQDQQARDGLAALAGKGGKGK; encoded by the coding sequence GTGTCCCTTCAAAAGGCCCTGAACGCCCTGCTGGCGGCGCTGGCCCTCCCGGCGCTGCTGCTTGCGGGCACCAGCCCGGCCCGGGCGCAGACCGCGCTGGACGAGCTGTTCATGTCGCAGGAGTGGCAGGCGCGCGGCAACATGGCCGAGGCCCGGCGCAGCGTGCAGTCGGCCCTGCGGATTGCCCCGATGGACAGCTACGCCCTGGTGCGCCTGGCGCAACTGGACGCGCTCATGGGAGGACTGGACGCTGCGGAGGACGGCCTGAAGGCCGTGCTGGAGGCCGACCCGGACAACGTGCTCGCCCTGATCTGGCTGGGCCACGTCAAGCTGGCTTTGGGCTTCCCGGCCACGGCCCTGGCCGCCTATTCCCGCGCCGCATCCCTGGACCCGCAGAACGGCTGGGCCCAGCTGGGCGCGGCCTCCAGCCTGCTGGCCCAGGAGCGCGGGCGCCAGGCAGCCCCGCTGCTGGCCAAGGCCCAGGAGGCCGCCGGTGACGACGCAGCCCTGCACTTCGCCCTGGGCGAGACGTTTCTGGCCATGGGCCTGCCCGTGAATGCCCGCCTGGAGTTGGAGCGCGCCCTTGACCTGGACGCGCGCAACACCCAGGGCCTCGTTCTGGCGGGCCGGGCCTATCTGCGCCTGGGCATGGACAACCTGGCGCTCAACGCCTGGCGCCAGGCCCTGGCCTTCGAGCCGCAGAGCGGCGCGGCGCGGCTGGCCGTGGTCACGGTTCTGGGGAATCAGGCCCGGAAGGCCCTTGCGGAGGGCAAGCGCGAAGAAGCCGAGCACCTCTGGCGCGGCGTGCTGGGCTACGACCCGCAGGATCAGCAGGCCCGCGACGGGCTTGCCGCCCTCGCCGGCAAAGGCGGCAAGGGGAAGTAG
- a CDS encoding methyl-accepting chemotaxis protein produces MFVDVRIKTKLLVLLLLPLAVMSAFSGAVTYERYRTARSVDQLSSMMDVLVTIGGLAHELQKERGMSSGFVGSKGANFGPELSAQRKLSNEAQGRFESALARFEAGHPQAGLGAALASAVSGLRGLGDLRRKVDGLELAPPALIASYTGLIAASLDGALPMLKRCDDGRLYGQAMAYLALLRGKEFAGQERATLNGALSAGTFGKELYKGWISRMAGQEEYLGLFLALADPAVVEAYRTKALPALPPVEGFRKAALESADKPKLEGDPKAWFAASTARIDALLEVETAAARNLAGLGAELLREARAGLLLSLALWVVASGLSLGVGWLIMRDITSTLGRVVDFAGEVASGALDRKLEIARKDELGVLASSLGRMVVALKEQIGAAQAAMDKAAREAALATEAARRAEEATAEAERAKAEGMAVAAQRLEGVVNEVTAATRQLSAQAIQTGRSAQVQARRIGETAAAMGQMSATVLEVAQSASSAAASSDRAREEAENGARAVDEVVESIAKANADSLELKQRMAELGARAGEIGSIMGVISDIADQTNLLALNAAIEAARAGEAGRGFAVVADEVRKLAEKTMNATRQVEQTIQGVLQGTEASVQGVGKAVERIQEATELAGRSGAALAAIVGFVSQASQGVTSIATAAEEQSAAGEEINRALGDINEQSSETAQSAHEAAQAVEALAAQAEALKAVIDELSGNGGGRRALAA; encoded by the coding sequence ATGTTCGTTGACGTACGCATCAAGACGAAGCTGCTTGTTCTGTTGCTCTTGCCCCTCGCTGTCATGTCGGCCTTTTCGGGCGCAGTCACCTATGAAAGATACCGCACCGCCCGCTCGGTGGACCAGCTCTCGTCCATGATGGACGTGCTGGTGACCATCGGCGGGCTGGCCCACGAGCTCCAGAAGGAGCGCGGCATGTCCTCGGGGTTCGTGGGCAGCAAGGGCGCCAATTTCGGTCCCGAGCTGTCGGCGCAGCGCAAGCTCAGCAACGAGGCGCAGGGACGCTTCGAATCCGCATTGGCAAGGTTCGAGGCCGGGCATCCGCAGGCCGGGCTCGGCGCCGCGCTGGCTTCGGCCGTGAGCGGCCTGCGCGGACTGGGCGATCTGCGGCGCAAGGTGGATGGCCTGGAGCTGGCCCCGCCGGCCCTGATCGCGTCCTACACGGGATTGATCGCCGCCAGCCTGGACGGCGCCCTGCCCATGCTCAAACGCTGCGACGACGGGCGGCTCTACGGCCAGGCCATGGCCTATCTGGCCCTGTTGCGCGGCAAGGAGTTCGCCGGTCAGGAGCGGGCCACCCTCAACGGCGCGCTGAGCGCCGGGACCTTCGGCAAGGAATTGTACAAAGGCTGGATCAGCCGCATGGCCGGACAGGAGGAGTATCTCGGCCTGTTCCTGGCTCTGGCGGACCCAGCCGTGGTCGAGGCCTATCGGACCAAGGCGCTGCCGGCGCTGCCCCCGGTGGAGGGTTTCCGCAAGGCCGCGCTGGAAAGCGCGGACAAGCCCAAGCTCGAAGGCGACCCCAAGGCCTGGTTCGCTGCCTCCACGGCGCGCATCGACGCCTTGCTTGAGGTGGAAACGGCAGCCGCCCGCAATCTGGCCGGGCTCGGCGCGGAGCTGTTGCGGGAGGCGCGCGCGGGCCTTCTGCTGAGCCTCGCGCTCTGGGTCGTGGCCTCCGGGCTCAGCCTGGGCGTGGGCTGGCTCATCATGCGCGACATCACTTCCACCCTGGGCCGGGTGGTGGATTTCGCCGGCGAGGTTGCCTCGGGTGCGCTGGACCGGAAGCTGGAGATAGCCAGGAAGGACGAACTCGGGGTGCTGGCCTCCTCATTGGGCAGGATGGTCGTGGCCCTCAAGGAGCAGATCGGGGCGGCCCAGGCGGCCATGGACAAGGCCGCGCGTGAGGCGGCCCTGGCCACCGAGGCCGCGCGCAGGGCCGAAGAGGCCACCGCGGAGGCCGAGAGGGCCAAGGCCGAGGGCATGGCCGTGGCGGCGCAGCGCCTTGAGGGCGTGGTCAACGAGGTCACCGCCGCCACGCGGCAGCTCTCCGCCCAGGCCATCCAGACGGGGCGCTCCGCGCAGGTGCAGGCACGGCGCATCGGCGAGACGGCCGCGGCCATGGGCCAGATGAGCGCCACCGTGCTGGAGGTGGCCCAGAGCGCCTCCTCCGCTGCGGCGTCCTCCGACAGGGCCCGCGAAGAGGCCGAGAACGGGGCCAGGGCCGTTGACGAGGTGGTGGAGAGCATCGCCAAGGCCAACGCCGACTCTCTGGAGCTCAAGCAGCGCATGGCCGAACTTGGCGCACGGGCGGGCGAGATCGGCTCCATCATGGGAGTCATCTCGGACATCGCGGACCAGACCAACCTGCTGGCCCTCAACGCCGCAATCGAGGCGGCCCGCGCGGGCGAGGCGGGCAGGGGCTTCGCGGTGGTGGCCGACGAGGTGCGCAAGCTGGCGGAGAAGACCATGAACGCCACCCGGCAGGTGGAGCAGACCATCCAGGGCGTGCTGCAGGGCACCGAGGCCAGCGTGCAGGGCGTGGGCAAGGCCGTTGAGCGCATCCAGGAGGCCACGGAGTTGGCCGGACGGTCCGGGGCCGCGCTTGCGGCTATCGTGGGCTTCGTCTCCCAGGCCAGCCAGGGCGTCACCTCCATCGCCACGGCGGCCGAGGAGCAATCCGCCGCCGGGGAGGAGATCAACCGCGCCCTCGGCGACATCAACGAGCAATCTTCAGAAACCGCCCAGTCCGCCCATGAGGCGGCCCAGGCCGTGGAGGCGCTGGCGGCCCAGGCCGAGGCGCTCAAGGCGGTCATCGACGAGCTATCCGGCAACGGCGGCGGGCGGCGGGCCCTGGCGGCCTAG
- a CDS encoding 4Fe-4S binding protein, producing MFEMTRNVLKNLMGKSSTRLYPFVTREPFERFRGTLDINVEECIFCSTCAKKCPSQCITVDVKNRTWTCDSFACVYCAVCVESCPTQCMTMYPVTKPAAGEKSMIFYQGAAKIKKPKAEKQA from the coding sequence ATGTTCGAAATGACGCGAAACGTGCTGAAGAACCTCATGGGGAAATCCTCCACGAGGCTCTACCCCTTCGTAACCCGGGAGCCCTTCGAGCGCTTCAGGGGCACCCTGGACATCAACGTGGAGGAGTGCATCTTCTGCTCCACCTGCGCCAAGAAGTGCCCCAGCCAGTGCATCACGGTGGACGTGAAGAACCGCACCTGGACCTGCGACTCCTTCGCCTGCGTGTACTGCGCCGTGTGCGTCGAGAGCTGCCCGACCCAGTGCATGACCATGTACCCCGTGACCAAGCCCGCCGCCGGCGAGAAGAGCATGATCTTCTACCAGGGCGCGGCCAAGATCAAAAAGCCCAAGGCCGAGAAGCAGGCTTAA
- a CDS encoding nickel-dependent hydrogenase large subunit — MRTILPFGPQHPVLPEPIHLKLVVEEEKVVEALPNLGYVHRGLEKLTDIRDYNQMVNIVERVCGICSCIHALNFCEAVEEMMKIEVPQRAHFLRVMWSEIHRIHSHLLWLGLFADGFGFESLFMQLWRIRERSMDLMEATAGNRVVISTNIVGGVRKDITGEQKTWILAEIDKIEAEVRQLEKTLLNDYTVKSRCCGKGVLTKEQAHQLGAVGPMLRGSGWAQDVRMTGYAAYGQLDFEPVVEHDGDSYARCVVRFREVYTSCDLVRQVLAKLPDGELAAKFKAKPEGEVWRRVEQPRGELFYYIKGNGSKFLERVRIRTPTFANIPPLLAMLPGCDLADVPIIVLSIDPCISCTER; from the coding sequence ATGCGCACTATACTTCCCTTCGGTCCCCAGCATCCGGTGCTGCCCGAGCCCATCCATCTGAAACTGGTGGTGGAAGAGGAAAAGGTGGTCGAGGCTCTCCCCAACCTGGGCTACGTGCACCGCGGCCTGGAGAAGCTCACCGACATCCGCGACTACAACCAGATGGTCAACATCGTTGAGCGGGTCTGCGGCATCTGCTCCTGCATCCACGCGCTGAACTTCTGCGAGGCCGTGGAGGAGATGATGAAGATCGAGGTGCCCCAGCGCGCGCACTTCCTGCGCGTGATGTGGTCCGAGATCCATCGTATCCACTCGCACCTCCTCTGGCTGGGCCTCTTCGCCGACGGCTTCGGCTTCGAGTCCCTGTTCATGCAGCTGTGGCGCATCCGCGAGCGCTCCATGGACCTGATGGAAGCCACCGCGGGGAACCGCGTGGTCATCTCCACCAACATCGTGGGCGGCGTCCGCAAGGACATCACCGGCGAGCAGAAGACCTGGATCCTTGCCGAAATCGACAAGATCGAGGCCGAAGTGCGTCAGCTGGAGAAGACCCTGCTGAACGACTACACCGTGAAGAGCCGCTGCTGCGGCAAGGGCGTGCTCACCAAGGAGCAGGCTCATCAGCTGGGCGCCGTGGGCCCCATGCTGCGCGGCTCCGGCTGGGCGCAGGACGTGCGCATGACCGGCTACGCCGCCTACGGGCAGCTCGACTTCGAGCCCGTGGTGGAGCACGACGGCGACTCCTACGCCCGCTGCGTGGTGCGCTTCCGCGAGGTCTACACCTCCTGCGACCTGGTGCGCCAGGTCCTGGCCAAGCTGCCCGACGGCGAGCTGGCCGCCAAGTTCAAGGCCAAGCCCGAGGGCGAGGTCTGGCGCCGCGTGGAGCAGCCCCGCGGCGAGCTCTTCTATTACATCAAGGGTAACGGTTCGAAGTTCCTGGAGCGGGTCAGGATCCGCACTCCGACATTCGCCAACATCCCGCCGCTTCTGGCCATGCTGCCGGGGTGCGATCTGGCCGACGTGCCGATCATCGTGCTGTCAATCGACCCGTGCATCTCCTGCACCGAGCGCTAA
- a CDS encoding NADH-quinone oxidoreductase subunit C, which produces MLANEQAVTVDTLIPECQTRFDAGLRLVGISAVEIKTDSTFDVLYHFDKDLQVSHLRLNVPKADPVPSISGVYFAALLAENEIKDQFGVNFQNIVIDFGCTLYLEPEVVKSPFCTFTFAKKEKVKEEA; this is translated from the coding sequence ATGCTTGCCAACGAACAGGCCGTCACGGTGGACACCCTGATCCCCGAGTGCCAGACCCGCTTCGACGCGGGACTGCGCCTCGTGGGCATCTCCGCGGTGGAAATCAAGACCGACTCCACCTTCGACGTGCTGTATCACTTCGACAAGGATCTCCAGGTCTCGCACCTGCGCCTCAACGTTCCCAAGGCCGATCCCGTGCCCTCCATCTCAGGGGTGTACTTCGCGGCGCTGCTGGCGGAGAACGAGATCAAGGACCAGTTCGGCGTCAACTTCCAAAACATCGTCATCGACTTCGGCTGTACGCTCTACCTGGAGCCCGAAGTGGTGAAGAGCCCGTTCTGCACCTTTACTTTCGCCAAGAAAGAAAAGGTCAAGGAGGAGGCCTAG
- a CDS encoding NADH-quinone oxidoreductase subunit B family protein: protein MLKDWINKGRLKSPWVVHFDCGSCNGCDIEVLACLTPIYDVERFGILNIGDPKHADVLLVTGTVNHRNKHVLKNIYDQMPEPKAVIAMGACGLTGGVFREAYNVVGGVDKVLPVDVYVRGCPPKPEAIIDGVVLALEKVKAKLEAAG, encoded by the coding sequence ATGCTCAAAGACTGGATCAACAAGGGCCGGCTGAAGTCGCCCTGGGTCGTTCATTTCGACTGCGGCTCCTGCAACGGCTGCGACATCGAAGTGTTGGCCTGCCTCACCCCCATCTACGACGTGGAGCGCTTCGGCATCCTCAACATCGGCGACCCCAAGCACGCCGACGTTCTGCTGGTCACCGGCACGGTGAACCACCGCAACAAGCACGTGCTCAAGAACATCTACGACCAGATGCCCGAGCCCAAGGCCGTCATCGCCATGGGCGCGTGCGGGCTGACCGGCGGCGTGTTCCGCGAGGCCTACAACGTGGTCGGCGGCGTGGACAAGGTGCTGCCCGTGGACGTGTACGTCCGCGGCTGCCCCCCCAAGCCCGAGGCCATCATCGACGGCGTTGTCCTTGCCCTGGAGAAGGTCAAGGCAAAGCTGGAAGCAGCCGGCTAA
- a CDS encoding respiratory chain complex I subunit 1 family protein, with protein MGKLLLATLAVFLAPIVGGLIAGIDRKITARLQSRFGPPILQPFYDVFKLLGKAPMMMNPWQILTVWVYLLSSMLTVFLFFMGSDLLLIFFVMTIGAVFFVMGALSTQSPYAQVGAQRELITMLTYEPLIILVFVSIAMVTGSFKVSEVFAYGKPLLYQLPLMFIVLGYALTIKLRKSPFDISACHHAHQELVRGVLTEYSGPQLAIIEIAHWYDVVFILGLVGLFWATSAPGMIILLVVTYFAELVIDNVTARMTWKWMLQSVWCWGLALSVLNLLWLYAG; from the coding sequence ATGGGTAAGCTCCTGCTCGCCACCTTGGCGGTGTTCCTGGCCCCGATCGTGGGCGGCCTGATCGCCGGTATCGACCGCAAGATCACCGCCCGTCTGCAGTCGCGCTTCGGCCCCCCGATCCTGCAGCCATTCTACGACGTGTTCAAACTCCTGGGCAAAGCGCCCATGATGATGAACCCCTGGCAGATCCTCACCGTGTGGGTCTACCTGCTCAGCTCCATGCTCACGGTGTTCCTGTTCTTCATGGGCTCCGACCTGCTGCTCATCTTCTTCGTGATGACCATCGGCGCGGTGTTCTTCGTCATGGGCGCGCTCTCCACCCAGTCGCCCTACGCCCAGGTGGGCGCCCAGCGCGAGCTGATCACCATGCTCACCTATGAGCCGCTGATCATCCTGGTGTTCGTGTCCATCGCCATGGTCACGGGCAGCTTCAAGGTCAGCGAGGTGTTCGCCTACGGCAAGCCGCTGCTCTATCAGCTGCCGCTGATGTTCATCGTGCTCGGCTATGCGCTGACGATCAAGCTGCGCAAGTCGCCCTTCGACATCTCCGCCTGCCACCATGCCCACCAGGAGCTGGTTCGCGGCGTGCTGACGGAGTATTCCGGGCCCCAGCTGGCCATCATCGAGATCGCCCACTGGTACGACGTGGTGTTCATCCTCGGCCTGGTCGGCCTGTTCTGGGCCACGAGCGCCCCGGGCATGATCATCCTGCTCGTGGTCACGTACTTCGCCGAGTTGGTCATCGACAACGTCACCGCCCGCATGACCTGGAAGTGGATGCTCCAGAGCGTGTGGTGCTGGGGGCTGGCCCTGTCGGTGCTGAACCTCCTCTGGCTGTACGCCGGCTAA